The Bacillota bacterium genomic interval CGTGTGGACCGCCAGCAGCTGCACGGCGATGGCGGCGAAGCGGCCCAGCAGGACTTGCGTCCGGCTGACCGGCTGCGCGAAGAGGAACTCGGCCGTCCCCTGGTCGACCTCGCGGCAGAGCACGCCGGCGGCCGCCACGGCGGCGTAGACGGCCAGCACGAGGGGGAGGAGCGAGTAGATCTCGGCCGCCAGGTAGCTGTCCAGCGTGGCCAGCGAGAGGCGGCTCCCCACGATGGCCTTCAGGGCCGGGGGCAGCTGCTGGAGGTACTGTTGCAAGGAGCCCCCCTTCGCGCCGCCCAGGCTCGGGTAGAGGGAGACGACGAACCAGGTGTAGGCCGCCATGCCGGCCGCCCAGCCCAGCAGCGCGCCCCGTCCCAGGCGCAGGTACTGCCGGAAGAGGAGGATCACGGTCGCCCGCCCCCCTCCGCCCCGCTGAAGTAGGCCAGGAAGACTTCCTCGAGGCTCGGCTCCTCCACCGAGAGGTCGCTCAGCTCGCTCTCCGCCAGCCTGCGCAAGACCGGCCGCAAGTCGCCGGAGACGTGGAAGACGAGGCGCCGCCCCTCCCGCCGGACGTCCCGCACCCCTTCGAGCCCCTCCAGGGAGGGCGGCTCCTGGGCGAAGCTGGCCTGCACCCTCTTGAGGCGCATCCTCCGGAGCGAGGCGACCTCGTCCACCGCCACCACCCTCCCCTCGCGGATGACGGCGACGCGGTGGCAGAGCGCCTCCACCTGCGCCAGATGATGCGAGGAGAGGAAGACGGTCCGGCCGCGCGCCACTTCCTCCCGCAGGAGCTCCTCCAGCGTCCGCTGCATCAGGGGGTCGAGCCCCGCATCCGGCTCGTCCAGGAGGATCAGCTCGGGCTCGTGGGCCAGCGCTGCGACGAGGGCCACCTTCTGGCGCATGCCGCGCGAGAGCTGCTTGACCGGAAGCCCGAGGTCCACGTCGAGGCGGCGGCTCAGCTCCTCCACCCGCCTGCCGGCGCGCAACCCCCGCGTCGCCAGCGTGAACTCGACCACCTCGCGGCCGCGCAGGTTCGGATAGAGGCTGACGTCGCTGGGCAGGTAGCCGGTGCGGCGCCGGATCTCCAGGCCGTGACGGCGCGTCTCCAGCCCGAAGAGGCGCGCCTCTCCCCCGCTGGGGCGCAGGAAGCCCAACAGGAGCCGGATGGTGGTGGTCTTCCCCGCGCCGTTGGGCCCGAGGAAACCGAAGATCTCGCCGCGCTCCACCTCCAGCGAGACATCCTCGACGCCGCGGCGACCCCCGTAGTACTTGCTCAGATGCCGGGTCTCGATCACTGCCACGCAGCTCGCCCCCCGCAAAGGCCGCCCCCGGGCAGGGTAGCACGCGGAGCCGCACTCGACGACCGCCTGTTGAGCGTTTTCCGTAGCCTGCGTCCGCGTGGCCGGCTGCCGGCATGGTCGGCAGGTATGGCGAGGGCAAGGTGGCCCAGACGCTAGCCGGGGCTCCAAGGGACCTCGCGGGGTCCCGGCCGCTCCCGACGGTTGGGCGGCGGTGAGCACCGGTCCACCTGGGCGAGCGGACCCGAGTACCGGCTGGTCCGAGTTGGAGCCGGACGCCACCGCGCCCAGGAGAAGGCTCCGCTGCCGGTGGGCCGCGATGCCAGGGGCCGCCGGCTCGCCGCCGGTTCGCCGAGCTCGGCCGTCTCCACGGCGACGGCGCCGGCGATCTCGCGCCAGAGCTGGAGCTCCCGCCGGCAGGCGGCGCAGGAGGCCAGGTGGCGGTCCACTTCCTGGCGCTCCGCGGGCGAGAGCGTGCCTGCCGCGTAAAAAGGAAGGAGCTCGTGGATCCGCTCCTCTTCCTCGCGGCTCTTCCGCACCGGGCCGCTCATCGCTCCCCCTCCTCCAACTCCGCCGCCAGGCGGAGCCGCGC includes:
- a CDS encoding ABC transporter ATP-binding protein, whose translation is MAVIETRHLSKYYGGRRGVEDVSLEVERGEIFGFLGPNGAGKTTTIRLLLGFLRPSGGEARLFGLETRRHGLEIRRRTGYLPSDVSLYPNLRGREVVEFTLATRGLRAGRRVEELSRRLDVDLGLPVKQLSRGMRQKVALVAALAHEPELILLDEPDAGLDPLMQRTLEELLREEVARGRTVFLSSHHLAQVEALCHRVAVIREGRVVAVDEVASLRRMRLKRVQASFAQEPPSLEGLEGVRDVRREGRRLVFHVSGDLRPVLRRLAESELSDLSVEEPSLEEVFLAYFSGAEGGGRP
- a CDS encoding ABC transporter permease subunit: MILLFRQYLRLGRGALLGWAAGMAAYTWFVVSLYPSLGGAKGGSLQQYLQQLPPALKAIVGSRLSLATLDSYLAAEIYSLLPLVLAVYAAVAAAGVLCREVDQGTAEFLFAQPVSRTQVLLGRFAAIAVQLLAVHTAVLLAAWGGAAAAGQSLSLAGSLRALALSFLVALALAALMLLLSLAFSDSSQATFAGLGVALGLYVVTVALRAAGRYDRLLPWLIFGRFDATVAVSTADGFARAAAALLAYALLFVTAAAVLVERRDLRL
- a CDS encoding zf-HC2 domain-containing protein, with translation MSGPVRKSREEEERIHELLPFYAAGTLSPAERQEVDRHLASCAACRRELQLWREIAGAVAVETAELGEPAASRRPLASRPTGSGAFSWARWRPAPTRTSRYSGPLAQVDRCSPPPNRRERPGPREVPWSPG